The DNA region TCCTATTGGCTTTTTGTCAAGTCAAACAGGGTGATGTAAACTTCAGGGTTGGCTTAGTGACAGCATCAGTCCATTAAATGAAAAGGCTCATGGCACCACCATATGGACACAGCTTTTAAATGCCAGAAAATGTTACTTAACTTTCTCATTTTGTGCAAATGGTGATTTCTTGAGTTAATGTATACAGTTCCATGCATTTGTGAACTTTGCTAGTCTGTTGTTCTAAAGCTTGTGTGTTATAATAAGAGCGCCCCTGAACCCACCAAGTCTTGGAGCCGGTGAGGGAGAAGGTGTGGGTTGTACTTGGCAAGGGTCTCCATGCTGCCTGGGTCACTGCTGTAGTTTGGTTCTGTCAGTCCTGTCAGTCACGTGCTGCATGACACACTGACAATAGTGGATAAATCTTGATCAAGCCCAAAATCCAAAAAGATTATGATCTGTGTCAATGCAGATCTTGTTGCATTGACATTTTCTGGCTATTGATTATGCAGTCTTACCCAATCTGGGAAGGTATTTCTCCTTCTGTTCCACTGATGGGGTGTATGACCAGCGAGGACTGTACACTCTTGACCGAGTGATAGGTGCTGTCCACTCGCACAGGACagtttaaaatgctttaaatcaATGGTAACTAATGTAATGGAACTAAAGTACATGTACACATAGTTGCTCTTATGactttattttgatgttaattaGCATACATTGTGCAAGCTGTCTCTTAAATACTGCGTGGTTCATGTTCCTTCTGATTGAGCTGACATATTTACACACCCACCAAACAGGAAAACGTAGCTATTTCAAACCCCGttgcacttttttttatgttccaaaggtaGCTGTGCATTCGTAGTGACaagacttactacaggtgaaaatTACACAATAACACCCTTACTATTTGTACAGCACaacaatattttcattaaaaacaaattcaccagaagtattttttattttatttttatttattttttttacactgggTTCTGAGACTGGTTTTAGGCCGGTGTAAACTCCTAAATCCCCTGGTGGTCCAGTGAGGTCTCTAAAGGAGAATGAGAGTGGTGACACTTGATGGGTCACACATGTGTCGCTTTTAACAGTTCTAGTCCCCATGATAGAGGCTCTCTCATCTCCTCCCACAACAGGTGCTGATGTTCTCCTCACTCATCTTAAGACCAGATACAGTCCCAGCCCATGTCTGTAGCCAATCTGTGCAAGCTGATGTAGAAATCTGGAAAACAGCCGAACAACTGTTGATCGAATTTCCAACTGGAAATAAAGCACACACGTATTAATGTGAGAACAGTGcagaataaaatattattcattgGGCTATTTGTCCAGACTGAGTGTATCTATAATTTATTAACTAGAACAAGGTAAAATTAACAATCTGACCACTAGATTAACATAGAAATTGAGATACATTAATGTGAGAGAAAGTTATGCAAGGAATCTTTTGTGTGCACTACATTAAAATCAAAACTCAACTTTGATTTAATCTTTAAACCCCTAAGCATTCTTGTTAAATTTGCCTAAGCACACAGTGTACCATGAGTGGAACACCAACAACTTGACATTAGTAAGAATTCATTTTCTAAAGACAGAAATAAGTGAGATCTGGATCAaattttagttgtatttttgtATGTCTTACACATGAGCCAGTTTGTTGCGGTAAGTACGCAGAAGGCCAATTAAGTTCTCCAGACAAGTTTTGTCTATGTCTGACCATTCACCTGAAAGCTGCAAACACAACACAGGGGTGTTACACCAAGAAATGCTCAGTTAGAAAACAATTGTTGTAATAATAAGGAAAGTCATCAATTTCTGATGTGAACTTGGCATAGTGGactaaatatttgaaaaactacAGTACAGGTAAAGTTCATATTCTGTTTTTGTGAGCCCTGTTGTTGCATATTTCTCCCCACCTCTGATTTCCAGTTACTAAATGTTTTGTCTTTTGAGTAGCTCTCTGCATAGTCACAAAGCTTTAAAAACTTTTCAGGAAAGCTTTCGTTCTGGACTTGCTCAGTCTCTCCAAGTATCCCAAGAACCTTAGGTTTTCTAAAGAAAATAGCAGAAAAAGAGCACATCAAGCAAAAACACACGCAGATTTGTTCAGAGCTGTTTATGTCAGAGTATGAAGGTGAGAACAGTGTGTGAAGTAAAAGAGAGAAGTAGAATCCAagtcaaattaaatcaaaataattgaAACCCTTTTTTCCTACACATCAAATACCTCTTTTTTCCTTTATTGTCCATTCTATCAAATGCCCTTTTGACGGCTTCTGTTCCTGTTAGACCTTCTTCAGCTTTCCATATTTTGCAAACTTCTGAAATATCAGTGTAGTACTGGACTTCGGGTCGATCGCCCACTTTCCTCAGCACTTCCTCttttctgaatgaaaaaaagaaagcaaagagAGTATTTAGCAGCAGAACAAGCATCCATTTTCCATAAATGAATATGAAG from Carassius carassius chromosome 1, fCarCar2.1, whole genome shotgun sequence includes:
- the LOC132125008 gene encoding 2-5A-dependent ribonuclease-like gives rise to the protein MLLGLRDLHQAGVIHGDIKPRNIIIDSEENVRLLGFGRKIKLKKEETTENDCTKSSDIKAAGKMVYYILSGGKDHCDTQNDELDIEAQDLIDWMINQQPAIDKVLKHPYFWDENRKEEVLRKVGDRPEVQYYTDISEVCKIWKAEEGLTGTEAVKRAFDRMDNKGKKRKPKVLGILGETEQVQNESFPEKFLKLCDYAESYSKDKTFSNWKSELSGEWSDIDKTCLENLIGLLRTYRNKLAHVWKFDQQLFGCFPDFYISLHRLATDMGWDCIWS